Part of the Zea mays cultivar B73 chromosome 4, Zm-B73-REFERENCE-NAM-5.0, whole genome shotgun sequence genome is shown below.
AGGAGAGGAGGGTCTTATGTATAACGTATGTGGTTAAGCCGTCACCAACGTCAATGTTTACAGGGTATGAACGTAGACACTATTAAGGCCGGGTTTTTTTTTCCGTGGAAATCGCATTTTCCTTTCCGTGCCCAAATGCAGGCAGAGCCGTTAATCCATCGGAGGCAAGACAAAAGTCGGAGGTCTGGTTCCGTGTCCATACGCAGCAGAGACAGGGCAGCGGAGAGGTGAGCAGCAGCCAGCCAGCCAGCAGGCACGCGCTCACGTCGGACGCGGACACGTACGTTACTACTAGATACGCACCGCGCCGCATACGACACACCGCGTGCGTACAACGGCGGACCCTGTCGAGACGGAGGCCGGCCGGCGGGGCCCCAGCGCCCGAACCGGCCACGGGGGATATTGGGTTGGGCGAAGACGAGGCGAGGAGGATTTGGACTTTTGGAGGAAGCAGCAGCCGCAATGTTTTCCGCGTCAGCCGTCTCTTGACCCCGCGATTTTTCTCCCGTGCTCCGTCACCAAGAGCACACCACACCTCTGTTCCCAGTTTCCCACAACAACCTCGCCCCATTCCGTCCCGTCCCCACCACactgctcggcggcggcggcgccagcGCCAGCGACGACGACTAGTAAAACGTAACGCGCGCCCTGACCCAGTCCCGATACGGGCTATAAAGCTCACCGCCCCTCCGTCCCCTCCTCGCAAACGCAACGTCCGTCCCTGGGCCTCCCGTTCCCCGTTCCTCCTCCCTGACTCCCTCCCACGCTGCACCGGCCCCCCTCCGCACAAGCGTTTCGTTCGTTCCTTCGTAACCTCCGTATCAGCAGCTGACGCAAAGAGCTAGAGCTGCCGGTGTGCCGGTCGCCATGCATAACCCCAGGCCGGGCGGCGGGGACATCGTCGAGATGTCGTCGTCCGCCACCGCCGAGGGGCGGGTGATCCCGCACAGCGGCCCGCTGAGCAAGAAGTCGGGCGCCCGGAAGAGCGCGCGGTTCGCGGAGTCCGTGTCGGCGCCGCtgtccgcgccgccgccgcgcgcctccgccaacaacaacaacaacaacgacgacgacgactacgtggAGATCACCCTCGACGTGCGCGACGACTCGGTGGCGGTGCACAGCGTCAAGCCCGCccacggcggcggcgccggcgccggcgccggcgcgggCGGCGACGACCCGGACGTGACGCTGCTGGCGCGCACGCTCGAGAGCCGGCGCTCCTCGTCCTACGGCCACTCCGTCATCCGGAACGCCTCGTCGCGGATCAAGCAGGTGTCGCAGGAGCTCCGCCGCATCGCCTCCATCAACCGCCGCGGCGCCGCGGGGCCCCGGATCGACCGCTCCAAGTCCGCCGCCGCGCACGCGCTCAAGGGGCTCAAGTTCATCAGCAAGGCCGAGGGCGCCGCCGGATGGGAGGCCGTCGAGAGGCGCTTCGACAAGCTCGCCGAGAACGGCCTCCTCCACCGGTCCAAGTTCGGCCAGTGCATCGGTGAGTGAGTGCCTGAGTGGTCGGAGCCAGGAGAATTGGTCGAGCGAGCATCTTTCGATCGAGCGTTTCCATCGGCTTTTTGTCTTTGTCGCGTGTTGATTACGATATATGATGGGTATATGAACACCACTGTCTGTCTACAGGGATGAAGGAGCCGGAGTTCGCCGGCGAGCTGTTCGACGCGCTGTCGCGGCGCCGCAACATCTCCGGCGACAGCATCAGCAAGGCGGAGCTGCTCGAGTTCTGGGACCAAATCTCCGACACCAGCTTCGACGGCCGGCTGCAGACGTTCTTCGACATGTACGATTGATTCACTGCATGTTGCTGCTACTAGCCTTTCTCCACCACACACAGCAAGTAATAATACCATCGATCGGTTTGCCCCTGCAGGGTGGACAAGGACGCCGACGGAAGGATCACCGAGGAGGAGGTCAAAGAGGTAACTCCGTCAACAGCCTTTCTCCAGTTGGTtaagccgtcgccgtcgccgtcgccgtggcCCCAAGCTAGAACAGAAATCCAAATAACCAAATGCTTCTTCCTCTCCCGGCCGCAGATCATCACGCTGAGCGCGTCGGCGAACAAGCTTTCGAAGATCACGGATCAGGCGGAGGAGTACGCCCGGCTGATCATGGAGGAGCTGGACCCGGGCAACCTGGGCTACATCGAGCTGTACAACCTGGAGATGCTGCTCCTGCAGGCGCCGAGCCAGTCGGTGCGCATCGGCACGACCAACAGCCGGAACCTGAGCCAGATGCTGAGCCAGAGCCTCCGTCCGACGGCGGAGCCGAACCCTCTCCGGCGGTGGTACCGGCGCGCGCAGTACTTCCTGGAGGACAACTGGCGGCGCGTGTGGGTGATGCTTCTGTGGCTGTGCATCTGCGCGGGGCTGTTCGCCTGGAAGTTCATCCAGTACCGGCAGCGCTACGTGTTCCAGGTGATGGGGTACTGCGTGTGCGTGGCCAAGGGCGGCGCGGAGACGCTCAAGTTCAACATGGCGCTGATCCTGCTCCCGGTGTGCCGGAACACCATCACCTGGATCCGCAACCGCACCGCCGGCGTGGGGCGCGTGGTGCCCTTCGACGACAACCTCAACTTCCACAAGGTGGTGGCGGTGGGCATCGCGGTCGGGGCCGGGCTGCACATCATCTCCCACCTGACGTGCGACTTCCCGCGGCTGCTCCACGCCACGGACGCCGAGTACGCGCCGCTGGGGCAGTACTTCGGGGTGCCCCGCCCGCCCAACTACTGGTGGTTCGTGCGCGGCACGGAGGGGTGGACGGGGCTGGTGATGCTGGTGCTCATGGCCGTGGCGTTCACCCTGGCGACGCCGTGGTTCCGGCGGGGCCGCATCGCGCTGCCTGGCCCGCTGCGGCGGCTGACGGGGTTCAACGCGTTCTGGTACTCGCACCACTGCTTCGTGGTGGTGTACGCGCTGCTGATCGTGCACGGGCACTACCTGTACCTGACGCACAAGTGGTACAAGAAGTCGACGTGGATGTACCTGGCCGTGCCCATGGTGCTGTACGCGTGCGAGCGCCTCACCAGGGCGCTGCGCTCCAGCGTCAGGCCCGTCAGGATCCTCAAGGTGGCCGTGTACCCGGGCAACGTCCTCTCGCTCCACTTCTCCAAGCCGCAGGGCTTCCGCTACAAGAGCGGGCAGTACATCTTCGTCAACTGCGCCGCCGTGTCGCCGTTCCAGTGGTAATTAAGCAAGCATCGTCTTAATTTGTTGAGGTCCATGCTGCTGCTTTAGCTAGACTAGGACTAGCTAGTTTGCTGGGAGGAAGCAAGGCACAGATGCTTGCGCTAATGGCGCTGGATAGATGGATCAACGATGGGATGGCTAAGGTAGACTAGCTAATTTGTTGGTTGCAGGCACCCGTTCTCCATCACGTCGGCCCCGCAGGACGACTACGTGAGCGTCCACATCAGGACGCTGGGCGACTGGACCCGCGAGCTCAAGAACGTCTTCTCAAGGGTACGTACGCACGCGCTGATGACCGATTCGCTCGCAGATTAACGCGCGCGTGCTGATCTATTGGTGACCGATGCGCAGGTGTGCCGGCCGCCGACGGAGGGCAAGAGCGGGCTGCTCCGCGCCGAGTACGACCGCGACGGCAGCGCCGTGGCCAACCCGAGGTGAGAAATCTGTCCCTTGACCGATGGAATGCGCTGGCGTACGTCTCCATGACAAAAACGTGGCGGTGGCGTCGTAGTTGGGTGGGAGGTCGGAGCAAGAAGATGCCTATGCAGGCAGGCaggggttcttcttcttcttccgtgTGGTAGCATTTGTTGACCTTGACCCCTGTGCGGAATTTCTGCCACCAAATACTACTAGTACTTAGTGGCACGGTAGGTGGCTAGCTGACTTATTATTGCGTTCAGTTTGGCCGTTGGGCATGATGAGCTCGGCGAACCAACCACAACCAACGGCGGTGACCGCTGGCCGGTGATATTCCCGGCGGCGGATCGGAACACGAGCTGCGACTGTTGGTCCTGGTTTTTATCCGTGGGCCACGGCCGGCCATGCATGTCTGCACGACGACGGACAGACAGTGGCTGCGACTGTACGGGGGAAGCTATTGACCATTATTATTAGTTCGGACTAAATAACTAAACCACCTGTCGTGTGTCGTGTGCAGCTTCCCCAAGGTGCTGATCGACGGGCCGTACGGCGCGCCGGCGCAGGACTACAAGCAGTACGACATCGTGCTGCTGGTGGGGCTAGGCATCGGCGCCACGCCCATGATCTCCATCATCAAGGACATCATCAACAACATGAGGCAGCTGGACGGCGGCGGCGACCTGGAGGCCTCGGACGcgtcggcgtcgtcgtcgtcgatgGCCTCGTTCCGCACCCGGCGTGCCTACTTCTACTGGGTGACCCGGGAGCAGGGGTCCTTCGAGTGGTTCCGCGGCGTGATGGACGAGGTGGCGGAGACGGACAGGAAGGGCGTCATCGAGCTGCACAACTACTGCACCAGCGTGTACGAGGAAGGGGACGCCCGGTCCGCGCTCATCGCCATGCTCCAGTCGCTCAACCACGCCAAGCACGGCGTCGACGTGGTGTCCGGCACCCGCGTCAAGACCCACTTCGCCAGGCCTAACTGGCGCAACGTCTACAAGCGCATCGCGCTCAACCACCAGAACCAGCGCGTCGGtgagttgttgttgttgttgttcttcttcttcttctttgttgtgCATTCCTCGACCGGTCGCCATTCTACTTCGGTCCATTCGTCGAACACGTGGCATGCATTACTACTTGCTTCTCTCATGACCCGGCGGTGAAAGAAGCTTTCTACCAAACCCGATATGCATGACAGGCCGGTGGTGGACAGGTGTGATGCGCGTGCGGGGAGTAGCAGTAGTAGTGCAATGCGGCTGGCCTAACTTTCGTTATAGAAGACAGACAGACACATGCATTAGAGGATATAGCTAATCATTGTTGCTGAGACTTgatattaattaattaattgcAGGAGTGTTCTACTGCGGCGCCCCGGTGCTGACCAAGGAGCTGCGCGAGCTGGCGCAGGACTTCTCGCGGAAGACCAACACCAAGTTCGAGTTCCACAAGGAGAacttctagctctctctctctctatatatatgtaAGGATATGGATGGGTGTAGAGAGGGGATCGGAGTAGCGCAAAGTAGGTATTTGCTTGACCAGTTGGGTTGGGTGGGTCAAAACCCCAACAGTTTTTTTTtttaattattattattattcttcttcttcttcatttgCTCTAGAGAAGAACTAATGATCGAAATGCCATTATTTGTAcagatcctctctctctctcacttagACTATAGCTAGGCAGTTCGATGAGCATGCATGCAAGCAGAGTTGAGGGTTTGATGGCCTTAGTCAGATCAGATCAAAAGCGTCAAAATGCATGTCTCTGGTCGTTCTCAGCCACAGCCAGCAGTGCGTGCATCACGCAAAGAAAGCGCACGCATCTTGTGTGGCTGCCATAGCTGAGGTGCTCTAGGCCACACATTCTCCTACTCTCATCATCATCCCTGATACACGTACGGTGGGCAACAACCATGCATGAACGGCCTCACCCAATGAATGACATGTTTCAGGGTTCTAGAGGGCGATGAGCATGCATGATTGCATACGCATGACTGGCCCACATAGCAACCCAGCGTAGTCGgggttttttttgttttgttttgttgtcggtatatatgtatatattagCTCTTCGTTTGTTTATTAATTAGTATGTGCCTTCTGATTGCTTTATCGCATTGTACATACATCGATGGTGCGGAGCAAGAAGAGCACTACATAAAGCACACAAAAAAAAAACTTGTGCAATGGTGGGTGGAGGTCATGCACACTCTTGAATAACAAAATGAGGTGTTCCTTCTTCCCCATGTGCGGTTGCAGTTTCTCTTTTCAGTCTCTCTTTCTCTACAACCTGAACATGCTTCCCAGCATATATGACCCAGTTAGGAGCCAATTTCTAACACAATACCTTGATGATGATGATACTTGAATTCTGGAAAGGCATGTAACTAAATCTTCCTCTGAGTGTGACTTCAAGGAGCATGAGCTTGTTTACCAATAAGACTGAGATTATCGGTTCAATAGCAAGCCTTTTCAGACTAtgtttggatactctagtattTACCCCAATACATATTGTGTTGAGTGGGATTGTGAAGTAAATTAGTTTAATTTACGCCACAACCCCCTCCCCCTCAAACCATATGTAATGGGATGAATGCTAGAGTATCTAAACAAGCTAGTTTAAAATCCGACCACCACGGTTTTCGGCCCGGCATTACCGGTCCAAACCAGGAAACAATTTCCCGACCAATTTAACTAAATTTCGTTAAGattttgaatatatatatatatatgtatatatataatgATAAAACTATATACAAATTATGGCATATCCCGTATTTAGttttaatttttttttaaaaaaataagcaTCATTTTTGGTTAAAAAAACAACGATTTTTGCGAAGAAAGAAAACATGAGATCTCGGATAAGAAATCCAAAATTTGTTTTTTAAATTTCAAAGTCTATAGACATTGCGAACAACGAATTTTGGCCGAAAATCCGACAAACAACATTTCTCCGTGAAAAAAAAACAACTACAAAAACTGGCCGGAAAACAGCATTTCTCGTTTTAATTTGAAAATAAAAACCGGCCGACAAATTCGAAAACCGACAAAAAAAACCGTCCAGTTTCTTGTTCCTGGTGATGAGCAAGAAATAATTAGTGAGTGCTTCCGCTAGGGGCCTACGTCTTTATCTGTACTGCGCCCATAGAAAGAATTTAGAAATTACAAGTGCCATGGTAAGCCCTTGAAGAAATCTTGACTTGTCGACAAATTCTTGGTCAGATGAGATCATATCGAACCACAGGATCAACTCAGATTATTTAATGATCCCAGTCCTGCTATCATCCAGTTCGTTAAATATTAAAAACAAAACCGCCTTCCAATCAAATTTCCTCAGGTCTAGTTTGGATACTCTAGGAATTAGAgggattggagtggattgagaTGTATTGTGAGAGTTTTTGATATATTGAGGATTTAAACACTCTTCAATCCCTTCAAAACACTCCAATCCAAGAGTATCCAAACTAAGCCTCAAGTGTTTCCTTGTACGAAAAGCCGTTTCGATGGGCCGCTATCAGTGAGGACAAATGTCGCTGGAGAAGAATTGACGTTTCGAAGCCTCTCAAAATCTGCAACACCCCGATGAATGAAAAACGATGGAGCAACCGAGTCTGCTAAGTCCAAAAGCAAGCGCGTGCATAGCTCCACAAGTTCTTTTTAGAACGGGTCGTCGTCAACAGGCTCGCTCGTACGTCACTCGTGGTGCAATAGACCAACAGAAAGGAACGTATACGTCTGACAAGAACGCCAAGGATGCAAATTCGAAACGGATCGCCTAGCAAGCAAGCAAGCTATCCAGTTTTTTTTTACAAAGGGACGAAGCCTcctatttcattaagaaatagGAAAGTTTGAAACAATAACATCCACGCGTCCAACAAACCAAAAGGATCGAACAAGGTCATATCTTTATCTAGACTCCTAACACTATCAAACTAGATCGGTGGAGAGCCTATGATAACAGATGAAGTTTGACCTACGATTAACCACATAACTCTTTCTTATTTTACAGACCATAACATGACAGACTGGAGCAACAAAAGAT
Proteins encoded:
- the LOC100136880 gene encoding respiratory burst oxidase-like protein D (The RefSeq protein has 1 substitution compared to this genomic sequence), with translation MHNPRPGGGDIVEMSSSATAEGRVIPHSGPLSKKSGARKSARFAESVSAPLSAPPPRASANNNNNNDDDDYVEITLDVRDDSVAVHSVKPAHGGGAGAGAGAGGDDPDVTLLARTLESRRSSSYGHSVIRNASSRIKQVSQELRRIASINRRGAAGPRIDRSKSAAAHALKGLKFISKAEGAAGWEAVERRFDKLAENGLLHRSKFGQCIGMKEPEFAGELFDALSRRRNISGDSISKAELLEFWDQISDTSFDGRLQTFFDMVDKDADGRITEEEVKEIITLSASANKLSKITDQAEEYARLIMEELDPGNLGYIELYNLEMLLLQAPSQSVRIGTTNSRNLSQMLSQSLRPTAEPNPLRRWYRRAQYFLEDNWRRVWVMLLWLCICAGLFAWKFIQYRQRYVFQVMGYCVCVAKGGAETLKFNMALILLPVCRNTITWIRNRTAGVGRVVPFDDNLNFHKVVAVGIAVGAGLHIISHLTCDFPRLLHATDAEYAPLGQYFGVPRPPNYWWFVRGTEGWTGLVMLVLMAVAFTLATPWFRRGRIALPGPLRRLTGFNAFWYSHHCFVVVYALLIVHGHYLYLTHKWYKKSTWMYLAVPMVLYACERLTRALRSSVRPVRILKVAVYPGNVLSLHFSKPQGFRYKSGQYIFVNCAAVSPFQWHPFSITSAPQDDYVSVHIRTLGDWTRELKNVFSRVCRPPTEGKSGLLRAEYDRDGSAVANPSFPKVLIDGPYGAPAQDYKQYDIVLLVGLGIGATPMISIIKDIINNMRQLDGGGDLEASDASSSSSSMASFRTRRAYFYWVTREQGSFEWFRGVMDEVAETDRKGVIELHNYCTSVYEEGDARSALIAMLQSLNHAKHGVDVVSGTRVKTHFARPNWRNVYKRIALNHQNQRVGVFYCGAPVLTKELRELAQDFSRKTNTKFEFHKENF